The Amycolatopsis japonica nucleotide sequence GGATGCACGCGATGACCATCGAACCGGGTGACACGGCCAGGGTGCTGGGGCCACTCGAGCTGCACATCGGCGGGGCCGATCGCGCGCCGAGCACGCCGAAACTCCTGCAACTGCTGGCGATGCTGCTCATCCGTCCCGGCAAGACGGTCCATGTCGACTCCCTCGTCCACGAGCTGTGGAACGACGCGCCGCCGCGCAGTGCCCGCCGGACCCTGCACACCTACGTCCACCATCTCCGCCGTCATCTCGACCCCGAAGGCAACGGCGGCGTGCTGGTCACCAGTCCGCCCGGGTACCGGCTCGAGATCGACGCCGGCGTGGTCGACGTGTCGGAGTTCCACCGGCTGCACCGCCTCGGCCGCGACCTGCTGGACGAAGGCGACAACGCGGCGGCCGCACACGCGTTCCGTACCGCACTGGACCTGTGGTCCGGTCCCCCGCTGGCGAACATCCACTGTGGACCGACCCTGGCCGCCTACACCGTCTATCTGCTGGAGCACCGGCGCAACGCCCGCGACCTGTGGATCGAGGCCGAGATCCGCGCGGGCAGGCACCGGGAGATGCTCGGCGTGCTGCGGTCGCTGACCACCGCCGACCCGTTCGACGAGACCCTGCACGCCCAGCTGATCCGCGCGCTGGGGCTCAGCGGACGGCGCAGCGACGCGCTGGCGTCCTACGAGTGGCTGCGCACCAGGCTCGAGGACGAACTGGGGGTGACACCCTGCGCCGAACTGCGAGAGCTGCACCGCGAACTGCTCTCCGAGGGACATCCGATCCGCTGAACGAGCACCGCCCGCCACCAGACCGAGAAAACTGAGGAGTCAAGCATGACCGCTCGCACCTACGGCCAGTTCTGCGGCCTCGCCCGCGCGCTCGAGATCATCGGGGAACGCTGGTCCCTGCTCGTGATCCGCGATCTCGTGCTCGGGCCGAAGCGGTTCGACGAACTGCAGCACGGCCTGCCGAAGATCCCGACGAGCATCCTGTCGACCCGGCTCAACGAACTCGAACGGCACGGGGTCGTCCAGCGCCGGGTGCTCTCGCAGCTCGACGCCGGGGTGGTCTACGAGCTGACCGACTACGGCAACGACCTCGACCAGATCCTGCTGCAGCTGGGCCTGTGGGGCGCCCGTTCGCTCACCGACCCGGCCGCCGACGACCTGTTCACCCTCGACGCGGCCATCCTGTCGCTGTACACGACGTTCCAGCCCGACGCGGCCCGCGGCATCGAATGCGCGTTCGAGCTGCACTACGGCGATCAGATCATCGTGCACGCGGTGATCGAGGACGGCGCCATCACGGCCGGGGAGGGCCCGCACCCGAACCCCGACGTCATCATCGAGCCGCGTGGCCCGGTCGTGCTGAAGCTGCTGAACGGCGAGATGGACGCCGCCAGCGCGCTCACCTGCGGCGCGGTGGCCATCAAGGGCGAACCGGCGATGCTGGAGCTGTTCACCAGGCTCTTCCACATCCCGTCGGCCCCGTCGAAGGCCGACGGGCTCGTCACCCACTGAAGAAGGCCCGGTGGCGGGGACCGGACACCGGTCCCCGCCACGGTCACTCGAAGCGCGAGGTGTCGCCGGCGCCCCGGCGCACGATCTCCGGCTCGCCCGACGAGAAGTCGATGACCGTGGTGGGTTCGACCCCGCAGTCGCCGGAGTCGATCACCGCGTCCACCACGTGCTCCAGATGCTCCTTGATGTCCCAGCCCTGGGTCATCGGCTCCTCCTGGTCGGGCAGCAGCAGCGTGCTCGACAGGAGCGGCTCGCCGAGTTCGCCGAGCAGGGCCTGGGTGACCACGTGGTCCGGGATGCGCACGCCGACCGTCTTCTTCTTGGCGTGCAGCAGACGGCGCGGAACCTCCTTGGTGGCCGGGAGGATGAACGTGTAACTGCCCGGTGTGGACGCCTTGACCGCGCGGAAGACCGCGTTGTCCACGTGCACGAACTGGCCCAGCTGGGCGAAGTCCTGGCACACCAGGGTGAAGTGGTGGCGGTCGTCGAGCTTGCGGATGCTCCGGATGCGGTCGATGCCCTGTTTGTTCCCGAGCTGACAGCCGAGGGCGAAACAGGAGTCCGTCGGGTACGCGATGAGCCCGTCCTCGCGCAGGATGTCGACGACCTGTCCGATCGCGCGTCGTTGCGGATTCTCCGGATGTACGTCGAAATACCTGGCCATGCGCAGAGCTTAGGGCCACGGGCGCCCCGCCGCCGCGAGCGCCCGCCCCGCGTGGCGCACCCCGGGCGGCGTACAAAATGGAACCCACGTCTTCCATCGTGGCGTGTTCCGCGATCGGCGGCGTGGTCCGAACGTCCCACACCCGCGCGGGTGACCGCGGGGATTTTCCCAGTACCGGGCCGGGAAAACGACTCCTTGATCATCCTCCTCCCGTCGTCGGAAACGGGAACCGGGGTAACGAAGATGGGTTAGGATCCGAATCACACCGCGATGGGGGTCGTGCGACGGCCTCGGCCGTCGCAAGGGGGCTGCACGACCAAGGATCAAGACTTCTTCTGTTACCACTGGGGTGCCTGTGCCGGAACAGCTCGCGGTGACCGCCGAACCTCTGGGTACCGCCGGGGTGGACCGGCGCCCGCGGCGGGCGCTGTTCCTCGCCGGGCTGATCATCACCGTCGTCTTCGTCAACTCCTGCCTGTTCGGTCTCCTCGGCGTCCTGCTCCAGCCCGGGGTGGACTTCTGGCAGGGCCTGCTGGCCGTGCTGTACGTCGGGCCCGTGCTGGCGATCCAGCTCTTCTTCTTCAGCCGTCCGGCGGTCCGGCTCGACACCAGGCTCGCGAAGGCCATGCTGGCGGTGCAGGCGTGCCTGGCGTTCCTGTCGACCCTGCACTTCGACGCGGCGCTGAGCTCACTGATCACCCTCGCGGCGGGTAGCGCGCCGCTGCTGTTCCGGCCGCGGACGGGCTGGACGGTGTGCATCGCGTTCCTGGCCGGCACGATCTGGATCCTGTGGGCCAACGACGAAAGCTGGCTCGGCGCGGTGTTCGACAGTGTCACCGCGGTCTTCTACGCCCTGGTCGTGTACCTGCTGACCTGGCTCGCGCGGCTGGTGACCGAACTGCACCAGGCCAGGACCGAGCTGGCGAGGCGGGCCGTGGCCGAACAGCGGCTGGCCTTCGCGAGGGACCTGCACGACCTGCTCGGCCTCAGCCTGTCCGCGATCGCGCTCAAGGGCGAACTGGTGCACCGCCTGCTGCGGAAGTCACTGGACCGGGCCCGTGAGGAGCTCGCCGAGATCACCGGCATCGCCCAGCGGACGCTGTCGGACGTGCGGTCGGTGGCCAGGGGTTACCGGGAGCTGTCGCTCGACAAGGAATCGCGGACCGCGGTGTCGCTGCTCTCGGCGTCGAACGTCGCGGTGCGGGTCGACCTCCAGCAGGTCGACCTCCCGGTCAAGCTGCGCACCCTGCTGGCGAAGGTGCTCCGCGAAGGGGTCACGAACGTGCTCCGCTACACCGGCGTCGAGCACTGCGAGATCACCGTGCGCGAGAACGGCGGCCGGGTCGCGCTGGAGATCGTCCACGACGGAACGGCGCACGAGGACGTCCCCGAGGAGACGGCCGAGAGCCTGCGCGAGGTGACCGCGGAGGTCGCCGGGCACGGCGGGAAGCTGAGCGCGGGTCCCGACGCGGCGGGCCGGTGGCGGCTGCACGCCGAACTCCCGGTGCCCGAACAGGCCGAGCCCACCGAGACGGCGCTGGCCGAGGGGTCCGGGCGCTGGTCCCGGATCGACGCCAGGAACGTCCAGTGGACGATGACGGTGGTCTTCATCGTCTTCAGCCTCTCCGCGATGGCCCGTGCGGTCATGCTGACCGACGACGGCTGGTCGCTCGCGCTCATCGCCGGCTACCTCACCGCGCTGACCACGCTGCAGCTGTCCTATTTCGCCCGCCCGAACGTCCGGCTGCGCTCGCGGCAGAGCTACGCGCTGCTGTTCGTCCAGGCCTGCCTGATCTTCCTGCCGTTGATCCCGCTCGGGAGCGCGTGGGTGAGCCTGCCGAGCCTGTTCGCCGGCACCGCGCTGCTGGTGCTGCCGCCGCTGGCCGGATGGACGGCGTTCGCGGTGACCGCCGCCGGTGTGCTGATGATCCGGATCAGCTACGGCACCGACTTCCTCGGCGGCTTCTACACCTTCGCGTCCATCCTGAACACCGGGCTGATGGTGTTCGGTCTCATCTGGCTGATCCGGCTGGTGACCGAACTGGGCGAGACCAGGAAACGCCTCGCCGAGGTTGCGGTCGCGGAGGAGCGGCTGCGGTTCGCCCGCGATCTGCACGACCTGCTGGGGATGAGCCTGTCGGCGATCGCGCTGAAGAGCGAACTGACCAGCCGGATCATGGACATCGACACCGATCGCGCCTCCGACGAACTGCTGGAGATCCTCGGGCTGACACGGCAGGCGCTGAGCGACGTCCGGTCGGTGGCGAGCGGTTACCGCGAACTGTCGCTGGATCAGGAGTCGCGGTCGGCGCAGGCGGTTCTGGTGGCCGCCGACGTCCAGGTGCGGCTGGAGATCGAGCACGAGGACCTGCCGACGACGGTGCGGACCGTACTGGCCGTGGTGCTGCGCGAGGGCGTGACGAACGTGTTGCGGCACAGCAAGGTCGAACGCTGCGAGATCGCCGTGCGGCGGATCGGCGACGGCGTCGCGCTCGACATCGTCAACGACGGTGTGGTGAACGGACGGCCGCCGAAGCCGGAGCAGCCGGTACGGGTGGAGGCCCCGGGCAGCGGCATCACGAACATGTCCGATCGCGTCGCCGGGCTGGGCGGGGAACTGACCGCCGGGGTCGAGGCCGACGGGCGGTTCCGGTTGCGTGCCGTGGTGCCGGTTTAGATCCAGCCGGATTCCTTGGCGATGCGGATCGCGTCGACCCGGTTGCGCGCGTTGAGCTTCGACACGATCGTGGTCAGGTAGTTGCGCACGGTTCCGGTGGAGAGGAAGGCCTTCGCCGCGACCTCCAGGGTGTCCCGGCCTTCGGCGGTCAGCCGCAGGACGTCGATCTCCCGCGGCGTCAGCGGGCATTCCACGGTGTCCCAGGCGGCGAGGGCGAGGTCGCCGTCGACCATCCGCCGTCCGGCCGCCACCCCGCGTACGGCGTTGGCGAGTTTCTCCGCGGGGGCGTCCTTCAACAGGAAGCCGTTCACTTTGGCCGCCAAGGCCCGCCGGAGCGTGCCGGGTCGGCCGAGGCTGGTCAGGATCAGGGTCCTGACCTCCGGGAGCTGCTCGTGGAGTTCGGTGGCCGCGGTGAGGCCGTCCTTGCCGGGGAGGTCGATGTCGATGATCGCGACCTGGGTGCCGGAGATCCGCGCGGCGGGGAGGATTTCGTCACCCGACGCGACTTCGGACACCACTTCGATATCCGGTTCCAGCCGCAGCAGCGCCACGAGCGCCCCTCTGACGATGTGCATGTCTTCGGCCACGAGAACTCTGATCACCATGGCGCCGCCCCCTCACGCACACCCCCATGGCCCCAAACATAAACACGCCCGCACGGAACGCGTTCCACCGTTCGGGTGGTGAGTCGGCGCAGGCACCCTGGCGGAAGAGGTCACCCGTTGACGGGTTACTCGGCAGGTCGGCTACTTTCCGTCGTTCCGGCGGGACGTCCTCCGCACACGACACCGGCCGCCACTCGTCTTCGGGGTACGAGTGACGGCCGGAGAGGGCCACTCAGCTCGCTTCGGCCAGCGGCGGGGCGGTGCAGCAGGCGCCGGTGAAACAGTTGAACGCCTCGCCGCGGTGCTGATTGGTCCAATGGTCGAACCGGTCGATCACGAGCTCGACCTGGTTCCCGGCGGAGCCGGTGTCGATCCCCCGGACGGCGAAGAGCGAGCGGACGTTGTCGGTGGCCGTGTTCCTCATCGATGGCTCCCAGGCTGGTCGGTGGTGTTCCTTCGATGAGGAAATCGTGCAGCTCAGGGCGGGTACGCGGCCAGTGCCATGCATCATCGCGGGGATGTGCTTTTCGCCTATGCCGGAAGGTTCCCTCCGACTGCTCCGTTTCCGCGATCATGAGCACCGGACGGAGTAATGTGCACCGGTTTCGACGACGGAAAGTGGCAGGCCGAACGCAGCGCGAGACGGTGACCGCTCGTGGTCACCCCTCACCCGGATGGACCAGTCAGGGGGAATCCTCTTCGAGCAGCGTCGCGAGGCCGGCGTAGCCGCCTTCCTTCAGCCGCACACCCGAGACCTTCGCGTAGGCGGCGTCGGCGCGGATCCCGAGCCCTTCCACCATCCGGTTCATGAAGTTGAACAGGGCGCAGACGAGGACGGCGTCGTGCAGCGCGGCCTCGTCCCAGCCCGCCGCGTACACCGCTTCGGCGTCCGCGTCGGTCATCCGGGCGGGAGTACGCGTCAGCTTGCCCACGTAGGCCAGCACGGGCTTCATCCGGTCGTCCACGGGCGAGGAGTCGAGATCGGCCAGTGCGGCCGTCAGAAGTCCTTCCGGCACACCGAAAGCCTCCGCGGTGACGGTGTGGACCCCGTGGCAGTACCCGCAATCGTTGACACCGGAGACGTAGGCCGCGATCAGCTCCCGCTCCCCGGCGCCGAACGCCGACGGCGCCCGCATGAGAAGTTCGTGGAGGTCCAGCAGTTTCGCCGCGGGCGCGGGGAACTTCCGGAAGACCTGCAGCAGTGTGGCGTCAGTCGGCAAAGACCCGAGATAGGACATCCTGTGTATCGCTCCCGTTTTCCGGCGTCCGCCGGCGTGCGGCGAACTCCTCGACGTCGTCGCGACGCAGCCAGCAGGCCGCGAGGCACGCCACCGATGCCGGTCCCAGCCCGGTCACCGTGGCGGTGACCCGCGCGGTGGCGTGTTCCCATTCTCGGCGCAGGGAACCCGCCGCCGTCATCTCCGGACCTGCTTCGATCACCGGCCGGACCGCGCGCCAGCGAACGATCCCGGCCTCGACGAGCGCGTCGAGGCCGAGGTCGAGCGCCTCGTGCCGGGCCTGATCGACGGCGAGCGCGACCAGCGCGGGTTCGTCGGCGAGCCGGGCCAGCCCGACCCCGGCGAGCAGGCGTTCGGCGTCCAGGCCCAGCAGGATCACCCCCGACTCGGTCGAGGGCGCGTCGTCGATCGACGGCAGGGTGAAACGGGAGTCGTAGGGTTCAGACACGGGCGACGTCCTTCGTGGCCGTCCGCAGCGGGGTGTCCCGGCGCAGGTTACCGGCGACGGCCGCCGCGACCCGGGCGGTGGCGACCCGGTGGCCGTCGATGTTGCGGGCGGCCGGGCCCAGCGCCATCCCCGCGGCCGCGCCGACCGCGAAGACGCGGGGCGCGCCGGCGTACGCGAAAGTGCGTTCGTCCAGCCGCGGCCAGCCGCCGCGATCGAGTACGGCGTCGTCGGGCATCAGACCGTCACCGATCGACGGCGTGGTGCCGAGTGCCAGTACGGCGTGGTCCACGGCGATCCGCGAACCGTCTTCGAGGTGGAGCCCCACGCCCGGCGTCACTCTCGTGATGGCCTTGCCCCGATGCACGATCAGCCGCCCTTCGGCTTCGGCCGCCTCGAGCGTCGGCCGGAACTCGAACATGATCGACGCGCGCCGGAACCGGCCCATCAGTTCGAGCCGCTCGGACCAGCTCACCCCGTCGAAGCGGGCACGGCCTTCGGGACGGAAGAACGACGAGTTGACGTCGGCGCACTGATAGCGTTCGCCCGCTTCGCGCACCACCCAGTGCACCTCGCGCCCTTGGGCGAGCCCGTTGGAGATCAGGTGCGCGGCGGTGAGGCCGGCGCCGACGACGGCGAGGCGTTTCCCCGCACCGGGAACGGGTTCGTCCCAATAGGTCACGCCGCGCGGCGGATGGCCGCCGCCCCACCAGGTGTCCGGGGCGGACCGGCGTTCCTCGCCGAGGCAGAGCACGACGTGGCGCGCGGTGACGGAGAACCGGTCGGCGCGTACGGTGACCGCGTCCGAAGTCGGCAGCACCTCGCGGACCGAGCCGCGCCAGGTCCGTTCGGTGACGTGGTGGCTCGCGGCCAGATGACGGCAATAGGCCTCGAAGACGTCGACCGGGACGACCGAACGATGTCCGGCCTGCGCCATGCGGATCTCCCGGCGCTCCACCGGTGTCAGCACCGACCAGTGCAGCCGCGCGAAGTCCAGCAGCTCGCAGTCGCGGTAGCCCTCGACGCCGGGGTGGTGTTCGTACGGCGACCGCAGCACGCGTTGGCCGAGCAGGTCGACGCGGTCGAAGAACCGGCCGCAGGGTCGGCCGTCGCGGTCGACGACGACGAGGTCGCGGACGCCGTGGTGCCACAGGGCCGAAGCGACGGCGAGCCCGGCCGGACCCGCCCCGACGATGACGACGTCGGCGGAGGACGGCGGTTCGGGGGTGACCGCCGTGCGGACGCCGGGGACGACCGGCCACTCCCGCCCACGCGGCGATGCGAGCAGATGGGGCTCGGGGACGAAGGTGATCACCGGCGTGCTCAGCCGATCACGGTCACCGGGACGATCAGTTCGATCACGGGGCGCTGCTTCATCCCGTTGCCGATCAGGTCGTCCAGAGTCTGCTGTGACTGCTCGGCGGTGTCGGTGGCGATCGGGCTGTAGCGGGAGTAGGAATAGGTCGGCTTCCGCCCGCCGGCGTCCAGCGAGTACACCTTCAGCACGGCCTCGCCCGGCCGGACCTCGCCGTCGTAGAAGGTGAGGCGGCGCTGATCCGGCGTCATGAAGGATTTCGAGAACTGGCGGGAAAGCACGAGGGTGTCGGCGTCGTTGACGAAGGTCGAGTCCTCGTCGGTGACGACCTGCATCGCGACCCAGGTCTTGTCGGTCAGGTTGGTCTCGGACTTGATCACCTGCCAGCGGCCGGGTTCGGGAAGGTTGACGCTGACCGAGATGTCGTGCTCGGTGGTGTCGATCGCCCCGGAGATCATCAGCACCCTTCGGCGGACGTCGGCGACCCCGGCCATCTGGATGTCACGTGCGCGCACCCGTGTGGAAACATCCAATCCCGGGAATTCAGGAGATGACATCTTTCACGCCTCCAGATCTCGACGAGCACAATTCCAGACCGGCAGATTTCCCCATCCGCAAACACTCGCAGAATTTCACGCCGAACTGGACGATGTCAAGATGAGGAACGCATGATCCACTGGTACGAAAGGCCGCCGGTACCGCTGCGCGGACTGGGCCGTTCAGCGGTACCGGATCAAGAGCCGTCGAGGTCTTCGGCCCATGCCGCGGCGGGTGTCCCGTGCTCCAGCGCGCCGATGTAGACGATCTCGAACGAGGAATCGGTCCGCTTGAGCCCGATCCGAATGACGAGATCGTGTTTCACCAGAATGATGAACTGCTGCGGATCACGACGATCTCCGAAAATGTCGTAGATGAGAAAGGCGGATCCGTCGGCTACCGCGAAGAGCGCTTCGTAGATAACATTGCGATCGGCCTGCGGAGCATTGATCGCCCATTCTTCCAACACCTGCAAACCGGACGTGAGCTGGAGGCGCATAGCCATCCGGAGGCCTCCTCGTGGTCTGGCCGGGTTCGCGGGCGATCTTCACCATTCTCGCGCGCGCGATACCGGGTGGTCTTCTTTGTCCGTGCTGTCGTACGGGGGTGAGCTAGTTGTAACCGAGGACGATGTGCTCGGCCGGGAAATCGTTTTCGGCGGCCTTCCTCGGCTCCGGGACGAACGCCGTCGTGCCGGCCTCGACGGCCCCGCGCGGGTCGAGATCATCGGTCAGGACCCAAATTCGCACCTGTGCCGCCATGGGGTTCTCCTGACCTTCGATGAACGACTCACTTGACAACAAGGATGGACCCCTCCGATCGGGGGCCGGTCGTGACGCGATCGAGGACGCCGTCGCGCGCGATGAGCAAAGGAAAAGTCGCCGCTGACGGGGTGCCGGTAGTGCCCTTGTGGTACCCCGAAACCCAAGGAGCGCGCCATGACCGAACGTCTCGACCCGTATGAGCTCTACGCCGAAGACGAGCTCGACGTCGATTTGCTGGGCCTGTCGTGGCCCGACCCCGAGGTCCCAGGGCAGCGGGACCGGGAATGAGCGCGACGGCTCGCGTGAGGACGCGTCGCGAAAGCCACTTTCGGGACGTCAGGCGTCTCGAAAGTGGCTTTCGCGCGCGCTCAGCGCAGCGTCGACGTACGCCAGGTCGGCGCGGCGAGCGGCGACCAGGCCGGCCGGGCAGGCGTCACGGCCGGGGGCGCGGCCGAAGCCGCGGCGGTGAGGACGGCGACGAGCGCCGCCAGTTCGGCGTCCTCCGGGTTCCCCCGCAGGATCCGGAAGACGGGCGCAGTGTCCATTCCGGACGATGACATGGGCTCCCCC carries:
- a CDS encoding DUF6235 family protein — translated: MAMRLQLTSGLQVLEEWAINAPQADRNVIYEALFAVADGSAFLIYDIFGDRRDPQQFIILVKHDLVIRIGLKRTDSSFEIVYIGALEHGTPAAAWAEDLDGS
- a CDS encoding sensor histidine kinase, with the translated sequence MPEQLAVTAEPLGTAGVDRRPRRALFLAGLIITVVFVNSCLFGLLGVLLQPGVDFWQGLLAVLYVGPVLAIQLFFFSRPAVRLDTRLAKAMLAVQACLAFLSTLHFDAALSSLITLAAGSAPLLFRPRTGWTVCIAFLAGTIWILWANDESWLGAVFDSVTAVFYALVVYLLTWLARLVTELHQARTELARRAVAEQRLAFARDLHDLLGLSLSAIALKGELVHRLLRKSLDRAREELAEITGIAQRTLSDVRSVARGYRELSLDKESRTAVSLLSASNVAVRVDLQQVDLPVKLRTLLAKVLREGVTNVLRYTGVEHCEITVRENGGRVALEIVHDGTAHEDVPEETAESLREVTAEVAGHGGKLSAGPDAAGRWRLHAELPVPEQAEPTETALAEGSGRWSRIDARNVQWTMTVVFIVFSLSAMARAVMLTDDGWSLALIAGYLTALTTLQLSYFARPNVRLRSRQSYALLFVQACLIFLPLIPLGSAWVSLPSLFAGTALLVLPPLAGWTAFAVTAAGVLMIRISYGTDFLGGFYTFASILNTGLMVFGLIWLIRLVTELGETRKRLAEVAVAEERLRFARDLHDLLGMSLSAIALKSELTSRIMDIDTDRASDELLEILGLTRQALSDVRSVASGYRELSLDQESRSAQAVLVAADVQVRLEIEHEDLPTTVRTVLAVVLREGVTNVLRHSKVERCEIAVRRIGDGVALDIVNDGVVNGRPPKPEQPVRVEAPGSGITNMSDRVAGLGGELTAGVEADGRFRLRAVVPV
- a CDS encoding L-threonylcarbamoyladenylate synthase; translated protein: MARYFDVHPENPQRRAIGQVVDILREDGLIAYPTDSCFALGCQLGNKQGIDRIRSIRKLDDRHHFTLVCQDFAQLGQFVHVDNAVFRAVKASTPGSYTFILPATKEVPRRLLHAKKKTVGVRIPDHVVTQALLGELGEPLLSSTLLLPDQEEPMTQGWDIKEHLEHVVDAVIDSGDCGVEPTTVIDFSSGEPEIVRRGAGDTSRFE
- a CDS encoding DUF6187 family protein, with translation MSEPYDSRFTLPSIDDAPSTESGVILLGLDAERLLAGVGLARLADEPALVALAVDQARHEALDLGLDALVEAGIVRWRAVRPVIEAGPEMTAAGSLRREWEHATARVTATVTGLGPASVACLAACWLRRDDVEEFAARRRTPENGSDTQDVLSRVFAD
- a CDS encoding FAD-dependent oxidoreductase gives rise to the protein MITFVPEPHLLASPRGREWPVVPGVRTAVTPEPPSSADVVIVGAGPAGLAVASALWHHGVRDLVVVDRDGRPCGRFFDRVDLLGQRVLRSPYEHHPGVEGYRDCELLDFARLHWSVLTPVERREIRMAQAGHRSVVPVDVFEAYCRHLAASHHVTERTWRGSVREVLPTSDAVTVRADRFSVTARHVVLCLGEERRSAPDTWWGGGHPPRGVTYWDEPVPGAGKRLAVVGAGLTAAHLISNGLAQGREVHWVVREAGERYQCADVNSSFFRPEGRARFDGVSWSERLELMGRFRRASIMFEFRPTLEAAEAEGRLIVHRGKAITRVTPGVGLHLEDGSRIAVDHAVLALGTTPSIGDGLMPDDAVLDRGGWPRLDERTFAYAGAPRVFAVGAAAGMALGPAARNIDGHRVATARVAAAVAGNLRRDTPLRTATKDVARV
- a CDS encoding response regulator transcription factor; translation: MVIRVLVAEDMHIVRGALVALLRLEPDIEVVSEVASGDEILPAARISGTQVAIIDIDLPGKDGLTAATELHEQLPEVRTLILTSLGRPGTLRRALAAKVNGFLLKDAPAEKLANAVRGVAAGRRMVDGDLALAAWDTVECPLTPREIDVLRLTAEGRDTLEVAAKAFLSTGTVRNYLTTIVSKLNARNRVDAIRIAKESGWI
- a CDS encoding DUF6423 family protein codes for the protein MAGVADVRRRVLMISGAIDTTEHDISVSVNLPEPGRWQVIKSETNLTDKTWVAMQVVTDEDSTFVNDADTLVLSRQFSKSFMTPDQRRLTFYDGEVRPGEAVLKVYSLDAGGRKPTYSYSRYSPIATDTAEQSQQTLDDLIGNGMKQRPVIELIVPVTVIG
- a CDS encoding carboxymuconolactone decarboxylase family protein, with amino-acid sequence MSYLGSLPTDATLLQVFRKFPAPAAKLLDLHELLMRAPSAFGAGERELIAAYVSGVNDCGYCHGVHTVTAEAFGVPEGLLTAALADLDSSPVDDRMKPVLAYVGKLTRTPARMTDADAEAVYAAGWDEAALHDAVLVCALFNFMNRMVEGLGIRADAAYAKVSGVRLKEGGYAGLATLLEEDSP
- a CDS encoding AfsR/SARP family transcriptional regulator — translated: MHAMTIEPGDTARVLGPLELHIGGADRAPSTPKLLQLLAMLLIRPGKTVHVDSLVHELWNDAPPRSARRTLHTYVHHLRRHLDPEGNGGVLVTSPPGYRLEIDAGVVDVSEFHRLHRLGRDLLDEGDNAAAAHAFRTALDLWSGPPLANIHCGPTLAAYTVYLLEHRRNARDLWIEAEIRAGRHREMLGVLRSLTTADPFDETLHAQLIRALGLSGRRSDALASYEWLRTRLEDELGVTPCAELRELHRELLSEGHPIR
- a CDS encoding acyl-CoA carboxylase epsilon subunit, which produces MDTAPVFRILRGNPEDAELAALVAVLTAAASAAPPAVTPARPAWSPLAAPTWRTSTLR
- a CDS encoding winged helix-turn-helix transcriptional regulator; the encoded protein is MTARTYGQFCGLARALEIIGERWSLLVIRDLVLGPKRFDELQHGLPKIPTSILSTRLNELERHGVVQRRVLSQLDAGVVYELTDYGNDLDQILLQLGLWGARSLTDPAADDLFTLDAAILSLYTTFQPDAARGIECAFELHYGDQIIVHAVIEDGAITAGEGPHPNPDVIIEPRGPVVLKLLNGEMDAASALTCGAVAIKGEPAMLELFTRLFHIPSAPSKADGLVTH